Proteins encoded by one window of Lycium barbarum isolate Lr01 chromosome 11, ASM1917538v2, whole genome shotgun sequence:
- the LOC132619232 gene encoding uncharacterized protein LOC132619232 — MKQKVVIKLSLNGNDHKCRSKAFKIAVSQPGVESAAMHGDEKNQLEVVGEQIDAVTLTSSLRKNLGQAELVSLGPAGGGDKKDEKAGSDKKPDTPAFVTLPQAPLYHYIYPHHYPVYQFTDSYDQQNWSIM, encoded by the exons TTATCCTTGAACGGAAATGATCATAAATGTCGGTCCAAGGCCTTCAAGATTGCTGTTTCTCAGCCAG GGGTAGAATCAGCAGCAATGCATGGGGATGAAAAGAACCAGTTAGAAGTCGTGGGTGAACAGATTGACGCGGTGACACTGACAAGTTCGCTCAGGAAGAATTTGGGGCAGGCGGAATTGGTGAGTTTGGGCCCTGCTGGTGGTGGCGACAAGAAAGACGAAAAAGCTGGTTCAGATAAAAAGCCCGACACTCCAGCTTTTGTGACACTGCCGCAAGCCCCGTTATATCATTATATTTATCCGCATCATTACCCTGTTTACCAATTTACAGATTCATATGATCAACAAAATTGGTCCATTATGTAA